Proteins encoded by one window of Haematobia irritans isolate KBUSLIRL chromosome 2, ASM5000362v1, whole genome shotgun sequence:
- the LOC142223842 gene encoding uncharacterized protein LOC142223842: MSPKIIYKQKIRDSWMQQKEFKDWVAKDASDETKAFCTYCKCSINAKVFDLRAHAKTKKHISRANCFVQSNKLNFVPTLTKSAEQEAALCLFVAEHTSIGTIDHLTKLCIQNFYKSNSAEVIKMQRTKCANIIRNVLSPHFKEDLRNDIGKSKFSILLDESTDISVTKLLGIVINYFSMERGKITSTFLGLVQLDSGDAVGIVNALLEELNNWKLDPKKLNRHRNRQCKCYEGKKSRSLRRIKKTYTITYFN; encoded by the exons ATGTCTCCGAAAAtaatttacaaacaaaaaattagagATTCTTGGATGCAGCAGAAAGAATTTAAAGATTGGGTAGCAAAGGATGCTTCAGACGAAACGAAGGCATTTTGTACTTACTGCAAATGCAGTATTAATGCAAAAGTTTTTGATTTAAGAGCTCATGCAAAGACTAAAAAGCATATAAGTCGGGCAAATTGTTTTGTTCAAAGCAACAAGTTAAATTTTGTACCAACGTTAACCAAATCAGCCGAGCAAGAGGCAGctctttgtttatttgttgCAGAGCATACCTCAATTGGAACCATTGaccatttaacaaaattgtgtattcAAAACTTCTACAAATCGAACTCAGCTGAAGTGATAAAAATGCAAAGAACGAAATGTGCCAACATAATTAGAAATGTTTTATCGCCTCACTTCAAAGAAGATTTGCGTAATGACATTGGAAAAAGCAAATTTAGTATTCTGCTGGATGAGTCAACAGACATAAGTGTAACAAAACTTCTTG GCATTGTgatcaattatttttcaatGGAACGAGGTAAAATCACATCAACATTTTTAGGTCTAGTTCAACTAGATAGTGGAGATGCTGTAGGCATCGTAAATGCATTACTAGAAGAGTTAAACAACTGGAAATTAGACCCAAAAAAACTTAATCGGCATCGGAACAGACAATGCAAGTGTTATGAAGGGAAGAAATCGAGGAGTCTACGCAGAATTAAAAAAACCTATACCATCACTTATTTTAATTAG